From a region of the Triticum aestivum cultivar Chinese Spring chromosome 7D, IWGSC CS RefSeq v2.1, whole genome shotgun sequence genome:
- the LOC123168227 gene encoding uncharacterized protein, with protein sequence MELFQDGHQVRLRSRERGTYLHADDDGLGVSLSRSRASMNSAWAVHIYQGEGNAQYVLLHSAAYGRYLGAADAPAPRGHSGRRVEQCDYEPWEEVAIRWQAVRTGLGDDILLRQVAGRLRANGRYLSVDAFNSAGPMMHWVVERIPAREDTPRLAAPTGLRLPRSLSFLLPWRVIQYEQAGADEPNANFAWASLVFRGRSAFHLRKKLARRLDAAMDASNLVMCVRAGTHGRPTPLLVDLPHSDETLDIIVVMAGTPAHAVLRYPNVNAE encoded by the exons ATGGAGCTGTTCCAGGACGGCCACCAAGTGCGGCTGCGGAGCCGCGAGCGCGGCACGTACCTGCACGCCGACGACGACGGGCTTGGCGTCTCCCTCAGCCGGAGCCGCGCGTCGATGAACTCAGCTTGGGCGGTGCACATCTACCAGGGAGAAGGCAATGCCCAGTACGTGCTCCTCCACAGCGCCGCCTACGGCCGCTACCTCGGCGCCGCGGACGCGCCGGCGCCGCGAGGCCACAGCGGGCGCCGCGTCGAGCAGTGCGATTACGAGCCGTGGGAGGAGGTGGCCATCAGGTGGCAGGCCGTCAGGACCGGCTTGGGGGACGATATCCTGCTCCGCCAGGTCGCCGGCCGCCTCCGCGCCAACGGGAGGTACCTCAGCGTCGACGCCTTCAACAGCGCCGGCCCGATGATGCACTGGGTCGTGGAGCGCATCCCCGCCAGGGAGGACACGCCTCGCCTTGCAGCTCCGACTGGG CTCCGCCTCCCCAGAAGCCTCTCCTTCCTGTTGCCGTGGCGGGTGATCCAGTACGAGCAGGCCGGCGCCGACGAGCCCAACGCCAACTTCGCCTGGGCCTCACTCGTATTCAGGGGCAGATCCGCGTTCCACCTGAGGAAGAAGCTGGCCCGCCGGCTGGATGCCGCCATGGACGCCTCCAACCTCGTCATGTGCGTCCGAGCGGGTACGCACGGGCGGCCTACCCCACTGCTCGTCGATCTGCCCCACAGCGACGAGACCCTCGACATCATCGTCGTCATGGCCGGGACGCCAG CCCACGCAGTCCTGCGCTACCCGAATGTCAATGCAGAGTAG
- the LOC123163855 gene encoding transcription elongation factor 1 homolog, whose amino-acid sequence MAKRKSMSSKMAQRKKPAPKLETTFSCPFCNHPGGVSCTIDLKLFVATAVCYVCQEVYHTTAHYLTEPVDVYHDWIDACEMANQGVELQALDYQKPQRRVGSDDDDNDA is encoded by the coding sequence ATGGCGAAGCGCAAGTCGATGAGCTCCAAGATGGCTCAGCGGAAGAAGCCGGCGCCCAAGCTGGAGACCACCTTCTCCTGCCCATTCTGCAACCACCCCGGCGGCGTGTCCTGCACCATCGACCTCAAGCTCTTCGTCGCCACCGCCGTCTGCTACGTCTGCCAGGAGGTCTACCACACAACCGCGCACTACCTCACCGAGCCCGTCGACGTCTACCACGACTGGATCGACGCCTGCGAGATGGCCAACCAAGGCGTCGAACTCCAAGCCCTGGACTACCAGAAACCACAGCGGCGAGTcggcagcgacgacgacgacaacgatgccTGA